GGATTGACTATTCTGGAACTGTGAGCTTAGCAGTTCAGAGTTTATGACCGGATAAAACACAGTATATCTGTGAATGGTTGTTTATCCTAATTAACATTCCCTTGTTCCCTTTCTCTCTTCATGTATGTTTATCTTATCAAATTATCCATGGATACTAGTTCAATGTGCACCTTAGGTATAGGGGATAAGGGTGGACATAACATTTGTGTGTACTTAGTAATGATTCAATATAATCTAATCGAACCATATTTTGTTTTGCAGCACTTCTGGCTGCCCCTTTGGTGAGAGCTGCCACTTCTTGCACCATGTTCCTGGTGGTTATAATGCTGCTGCCCAGATGATGAATCTAACACCTGCAGCAGCACCTGCACCCAGAAATGTTGCACCCCCACCACATGTACCCAATGGGTCCGCACCATCTGCTGTTAAAAGCCGCATATGTAACAAGTTTAATACTGCTGAAGGCTGCAAATTTGGTGACAAATGCCATTTCGCCCACGGTGAATGGGAACTTGGGAAGCCTGTTGCTCTGTCATTTGATGATCACCGTGGCATGGGACCACCCAACGTAGGTCGTTTTGGTGGCCATCGGATGGAGCCCCCTCCTGGTCCAACTACCAGCTTCGGGGCCAATGCCACTGCCAAGATCAGTGTAGAAGCTTCTCTGGCTGGAGCAATCATTGGTAAGGGTGGTGTGAACTCAAAACAGATCTGTCGCCAAACTGGAGCCAAACTTGCAATTCGAGAGCATGAAGCTGATCCAAATCTTAGGAACATTGAACTTGAGGGAACTTTTGAACAAATTAAGGATGCAAGTAACATGGTGAAGGATTTACTTTTGACCCTGCAAATGTCTGCACCACCTAAAACATCCCAAGGAGGAGAACGAGGAGGAGGCCCTGGTGGCGCCCCTGGTCATCATGGAAgcaattttaaaacaaaactgtGTGAGAATTTTACAAAGGGATCTTGCACTTTTGGAGAAAGATGTCATTTTGCACATGGAGCTGCTGATTTACGTAAATGAAAACTTTACCTTAGTGAGGTGGCGCATTATCTTATCAGTCAggactatttttattattattgctgTGCAATGCTACTTAGGGCACTGACAGGACATCTGATGTTAAgagttttgttgtttttgtttcctTTAAAATAGCAACATTAGATTTCCAATTTAAATTTTTCCCTTCATTTATGTAATTGTAgttgtgttttgttttctcATGCCTTACAGTGATCTTAGTCACTGTCTTTTTAAATGGCATTGCggattttattttagttttcctTCTGTCTTCATTTTATCAGTTGAATCTAGTGAAAAGGGCTTATAGTGTGGCTTGTAACCAGACGTAGCTTCACTTGAAAAACATTTCTAAACATATGCTTAAACTAAGAAATTTAACTTTTTACCTGCCTATTGAGGGAACTTGGtaaactaagaaaaataaattagtggATGTAAAATTTGCTTAAACAAATTTGCTTAAACAAATAAGTGAAAAAGATAGGGCATCTCCAACTTAAAATCGCGTCAAGTTTACTGGTCAATAATACTCcacattttttacttttatgcgtttaatattttaaacttttattgttgtcaacaatttttttaaactttacATGTCTACAAATGCACCATCTTAGTATATTATATGCCGCTGCTGGTAAAGTACATCTATGTTACTATATAACAAAGGGAGAGCAGGGTGTCATGATGTTATCATTGGGAGTGATGGTGAATGGTAGTTGGCTTTGCTAAAGTGTTGGGATGTGTACTGTGTATATGGCGGAGTAATCTGGACTGTATGAAGGGTTGCGGTAAGTGAGAAGGTTGGAATTTCGAGTAGTAGTGGCCGTCTCATTGGTAGGTATTTAGTCGTGAAGACTTGTAGTACTGGTATGCATGAGCTATAGTTGGAGGGCGTGGTGTATCACTTTTATTCTGAAGGTAATTGGTATGTTGATCTGTTCATCAATTTTGAGTGTTGTTGAATGCTAATATTTTTTACTATGAGTATTTGTCCGATTTAGTTTAATTTCGGTGTAGTttctttattctttcttttcttggAATTTGACATTGTTTGCATTCTCACtcacaattttatatttttcattcaatgtTGGTGCAAAACAAGTACTGTTGGCATCTCTGCAATTACCAACCTTGCAATTTGTTTCTGAGTGGAATACGATAATATGATATTGGCGAAAAGGAAAATGTtggccaaaaaaataaaaggaatgaaaccaaaaagaaaatgttggcaaaaaagagaaaatatgatGTTTCTCTATTGAAGGAATAATTCAAGTTTAGAAGTTAGTTACAAtttagttagtttgttatttGTGTTGTAAGCAatgttgtcagaaccggaccggtcatcgaaccggcgaattcatcggttcaaggttcaattggtcggaccggggttcaaacgggtcggaccgtttttaattaaataagtatatttaaatatttttaataatatataaaataatattaaagcAAACATTACACTATATTCAAATGTGAAAGGAGTTAACtagtaattaaatattatttttaattattatattataagagGTTTAATTCactcatgtatatataatatatataaattgtttattatattatatcgGGTCggaccatttttaattaaatatatatttttaaataatatataaattttaaaataattcacTCATGcgtcaaaataatatataaatttttgtgaCTAAAAATTAGACAATATAAATctataatagtaattttttatttttttactacaatatttcaattaaaaagatacatatattataatataataagtaattaagaaaaagttaaaaataaaatgttactccattatccataaaaaaagtagtgattaaaattaaaaataaataacaaaaaaaacatcatgGGCTTCTTATTAAGCCCAATCCATTATCTATAATCAAACCCTAAAAGTCTACTATATAACATACTAATCTTTTCATCTCCCAAATTGATACAAGCAGCAGCGGCTCAGCAGCTTCCTATTGTAACTCTTTTCATTTCATGGCTTCATCTATCACTCATTCACTTTTATGTGTTTCATGactttattctttttcttcttctccatctGATTTCTTTTGCCCTTTCTTCTCTTACATCTATGAAAACAAACTAAATAAATTGCCCTCTGTTATTTATTTCAAGAATGAACAACCACACAACAATCTAAtctactgttttttttttcttactccTAATCTAATTTCAGAAAACCTTTACAAGTTTcagtatttttttcttttccaaacaAACCAAACACGTTTGGTGTtttcagattttaaaaaaataaattaatacgaTGTTGTTTTGTCctgatttataaaaaaaaaaaaaaaatccagaacCGCTAAACCGTCccggccggttcaccggttcggCCCGGTTCCAAGTCGGTTCAAACGTTTTTTTACCGGTTCGTTTACTGTCCGTTTTTTAGACTTAACCGGACCGCTTCATCatccggttcacggtccgaccggtccgaccggccggtccggtccggttctgacaaccttggttgTAAGTAACTACCTATTGAGTTAGTTAGAGTAACCATAGTTAGTTAGATTGAATGTGTATACAAGCACATTAGTCATTGTAATTTCAACACAACCTCACAACCttgatcaataataatttttcctttactCTCTCAATTTCTCTCATTCTCTTATTCAAGTTCTAACAACTAGTATCTAGAGCCTCAAGGTTCTTGGCATTAAAGATTCAAGAAGATCACTGTGTAGCAGAGGCTTGAAGATGACAAGCCAATTGGAAACTTTGAGCAACAGTTTTGGATGAAAACTTCCAATTCTTGATGGTTCCAACTGCCTACTTCAACAAGATCACCAATCACTGCCTACTTCAACATGATCACCAATATTTCAAATCAGATAAGAAGTTGTGGAGAAACATTGGCTGATGCAGCTATTGTTGAAAAGGTAATACGAACCCTAGCTCCAAAGTTTGATTATATTACTGTTGCAATCATGGAATCCAAAGATATAAGTACCATGACATTGGATGAACTGCAATGTTATTTGGAATCACATGATCAAAGACTCAGTGAAAGACAGAAAGATAGGGCTGCAGATCAGGCACTGCAAGCTCATGCAATTAAGAAAGGCAATGGTAAATGGAAAGGGAAAGATAAGGTTCATAAAGAAAGCAATCATCAAGATACTTCAAAGAAGAATAGTGATCAAGGAGAATCATCAAATCAGAATAATGGTTCAAATcaagaaaagaaaggaaaagtgaatttgaaaaagattCAATGCTACAATTGTCAGAGATATGGTCACTTTGCAAAAGATTGCAGAGGCAAGAAGGTTCCAAGGTATGGAGGATAGAATAAAGCTGAAGCACATATCGCTCAGGAAGATACTGACTCAGAGGTTGATCCAACGTTGCTCATGGAAACCACTACAGATGATGAAAATCACCTAGAACATTGGTATCTTGACACGGGTTGCAGCAATCACATGACAAGCCATAGAGATTGGCTCATCAACTTCAACAGTTCATCAAAAACTAAGATAAGGTTTACAGACAATAGAACAATTCCAGCTGAAGGAGTAGGTGATGTGTTGATCAAAGGCAAGAAAGGAAATCAAGCAATCATCACTGGTGTTCTATATTTACCAgacatgaaaacaaatttactAAGTATAGTGCAACTACTAGAGAAGGGATGCATTATGCATATGGAGAATAACATCATGGAAGTATATGATTCTCAGAACAACACTATTCTGAGAGCTCCTCTCTCTCAAAATAGAACATTTCAAGTTAGCATCACTGCAAATCAATCCCAATGTATGGCTACAATAAAGATCAATGACCAAGCATGGTTATGGCATTTGAGGTATGGTCATCTCAACTTTAAAAGTTTGAGTTATCTGCAAAACAATGAACTGGTTAATGGATTACCTATAATTAAGATCCCTAGAGATATATGTCAACATTGCTTGTTAGGCAAGCAGGCCAGAAAGTCTTTTGTCAAGGATATTGCAATGAGAGCTAAGCAGTTACTTGATGTAGTATATACAGATGTATGTGGTCCATTTGACACACTATCTTTATGAGGAAAAAGTACTTTGTATCATTCATTGATGAATTCGGTAGAATGATGTGGATTCAGTTAATGAAGAGCAAAGATGAAGTGTTTCAGAAATTTAAGTCATTCAAACTGTTAGTCGAAAAGCAATCAGAAAAGAGGATTAAGATTCTAAGaagtgatggtggtggtgaatacACCTCACATGAA
This genomic interval from Trifolium pratense cultivar HEN17-A07 linkage group LG6, ARS_RC_1.1, whole genome shotgun sequence contains the following:
- the LOC123891603 gene encoding zinc finger CCCH domain-containing protein 14-like — encoded protein: MDIRKRGRPEHGFNTNGGFKKSRQEMQSLSTGVGSKSKPCTKFFSTSGCPFGESCHFLHHVPGGYNAAAQMMNLTPAAAPAPRNVAPPPHVPNGSAPSAVKSRICNKFNTAEGCKFGDKCHFAHGEWELGKPVALSFDDHRGMGPPNVGRFGGHRMEPPPGPTTSFGANATAKISVEASLAGAIIGKGGVNSKQICRQTGAKLAIREHEADPNLRNIELEGTFEQIKDASNMVKDLLLTLQMSAPPKTSQGGERGGGPGGAPGHHGSNFKTKLCENFTKGSCTFGERCHFAHGAADLRK